A stretch of Blautia liquoris DNA encodes these proteins:
- a CDS encoding flavin reductase family protein, with protein MRKDLGPKSYIYPMPVLIIGTYCEDGTPDAMNAAWGGISGNYEISIYISPWRKTLKNILNRGEFTVSMADGAHVTEADYVGIVSANDTPDKFEKSGFHATKSQHVDAPLIDELAMTLECRKISYDEETCKLVGEIVNVSADNSILNEKGEIDPIKLDPITFDSVGNLYFHSNEIAGYAFKDGKKLK; from the coding sequence ATGAGAAAAGATTTGGGACCAAAGTCGTATATTTATCCAATGCCGGTACTGATTATCGGTACCTACTGTGAGGATGGAACACCGGATGCCATGAATGCAGCTTGGGGTGGAATCAGCGGGAATTATGAGATTTCCATCTATATCAGTCCATGGCGTAAAACGCTTAAGAATATTTTGAATCGTGGTGAGTTTACTGTGAGCATGGCAGACGGGGCACATGTGACAGAAGCGGACTATGTAGGAATTGTATCGGCGAATGACACGCCGGATAAGTTTGAAAAGTCCGGATTCCATGCGACCAAAAGTCAGCATGTGGACGCTCCGCTGATTGATGAACTTGCAATGACTTTAGAATGCAGAAAGATCAGTTATGACGAAGAGACCTGTAAGCTGGTCGGCGAGATTGTGAATGTCAGTGCAGACAATTCTATTCTGAATGAAAAAGGCGAGATTGATCCGATCAAACTGGATCCGATTACCTTCGATTCTGTGGGAAATCTGTATTTTCACTCGAATGAAATCGCGGGGTATGCATTTAAAGATGGAAAGAAGCTAAAATAA
- a CDS encoding glycoside hydrolase family 3 C-terminal domain-containing protein, translating into MGKYDEKIQKLLQQMTLEEKAGLLSGSDFWHTKDVERLGIKKMMVTDGPHGLRKQAGDADHLGLNKSVPATCFPTAAATACSFDTELLTEMGQALGEECQQEDVAVLLGPGANIKRNPLCGRNFEYFSEDPYLTGEMASALIKGIQSQDVGTSMKHFACNNQETKRLVIDAEVDERALREIYLTGFEKAVKQAKPKTLMCSYNQINGEPASQNKRLLSDILRDEWGFEGTVMTDWGAIVDRVKGLEAGIDLEMPYVGSENDKAIISAVKEGIISEEQVNISAGRILELLLGWQEKQKKDDNYDKAVHHELARKAAANSCVLLKNDENILPLKKDTKLALIGEFAKRPRYQGAGSSRINPNQLDNLFDVLLSRGAHFTYADGYDLNRDEADEEKIKKAVAAAKDANVAVLCIGLPDSYESEGFDRKHMHLPQSHIKLVEEVAKVNPNIVVLLSGGSVVEMPWVTDAKAVLMLYLAGEAGALAAADLLFGDVCPSGRLAESFPMKLEDRSSYENFPGDEKTVEYRESIYVGYRWYDKAGLDVRFPFGHGLSYTEFEYRDLKTDIQSDGTVTARVTVRNVGKVRGAEVVQFYVGEKNPQIPRPVRELKGFCKADLAPCEEKEVSVILDKRAFAYYDVDKKNWAVPAGRYHIQAGSSSRDIRLESVIELEGDMNANSSMAAGIPKVYINPEAPFNIGHDDFEKLCVRKLPPPVRMPGERYTMNSTFAEIAQTQAGRAFMEQITSQIKSMGEGNDDDGMETMLQNMLQEMPVRSLAMFGQEQLSQDVIQKVLAAANEELIIEL; encoded by the coding sequence ATGGGGAAATATGATGAAAAAATTCAAAAATTACTGCAGCAGATGACATTGGAAGAAAAAGCAGGACTTTTAAGTGGAAGCGACTTCTGGCACACGAAAGATGTCGAGCGTTTGGGCATCAAAAAAATGATGGTGACCGATGGGCCTCATGGACTTCGCAAACAGGCAGGGGATGCAGATCATCTGGGACTAAACAAAAGTGTTCCGGCTACCTGTTTTCCAACTGCTGCGGCGACAGCATGCTCTTTTGACACGGAACTTCTGACAGAGATGGGACAGGCTCTTGGGGAGGAGTGTCAGCAGGAAGACGTGGCAGTTCTTCTCGGGCCGGGGGCAAATATAAAAAGGAATCCTCTGTGCGGACGAAACTTTGAGTATTTTTCGGAAGATCCCTATTTGACCGGAGAAATGGCATCGGCACTGATCAAAGGAATTCAAAGTCAGGACGTTGGTACCAGCATGAAACACTTTGCGTGCAATAATCAGGAAACAAAACGTCTGGTCATTGATGCGGAAGTTGACGAACGAGCTCTGCGCGAAATCTACCTTACCGGATTTGAAAAAGCAGTCAAACAGGCGAAACCAAAGACACTGATGTGCTCTTACAATCAGATAAATGGAGAACCGGCAAGTCAGAATAAACGACTTTTGTCGGATATTCTTCGTGATGAATGGGGATTTGAAGGGACAGTGATGACTGACTGGGGTGCGATTGTCGACCGTGTAAAGGGCTTAGAAGCAGGAATTGATCTTGAGATGCCTTATGTTGGTTCTGAAAATGATAAAGCAATCATTTCGGCGGTAAAGGAAGGCATCATTTCAGAAGAACAGGTAAATATCTCCGCAGGAAGAATTCTGGAACTCTTGCTTGGATGGCAGGAAAAACAAAAGAAAGATGATAACTATGATAAGGCCGTTCATCATGAGCTTGCACGTAAAGCTGCTGCGAACAGCTGTGTGCTGCTGAAAAACGATGAGAATATATTGCCATTAAAAAAAGATACGAAACTGGCGCTGATCGGAGAATTCGCTAAGAGGCCGCGGTATCAAGGTGCGGGCAGCAGTCGAATTAATCCGAATCAGCTTGATAACTTATTTGATGTTCTTCTAAGCAGAGGTGCACACTTCACTTATGCAGATGGCTATGACTTGAATCGTGATGAAGCAGATGAAGAGAAGATCAAAAAAGCTGTGGCGGCAGCTAAAGATGCGAATGTAGCTGTGCTCTGTATCGGACTGCCTGATTCGTACGAGAGTGAGGGGTTTGATCGTAAGCATATGCATCTTCCACAAAGCCACATAAAGCTTGTGGAAGAAGTTGCAAAGGTGAATCCCAATATTGTGGTGCTTCTGTCAGGTGGAAGCGTGGTGGAAATGCCTTGGGTTACGGATGCAAAAGCCGTTTTGATGTTGTACCTCGCCGGTGAAGCGGGGGCGCTTGCAGCAGCGGATCTTCTTTTTGGAGATGTATGCCCGAGCGGTAGACTTGCAGAGAGTTTTCCGATGAAGCTTGAAGATCGTTCCAGTTATGAGAATTTTCCGGGAGACGAAAAGACAGTAGAGTATAGGGAAAGTATCTATGTCGGTTACCGCTGGTATGACAAGGCAGGATTAGATGTCAGGTTTCCATTCGGACATGGCCTTTCTTATACAGAGTTTGAATATCGCGATCTTAAGACGGACATACAAAGCGACGGAACAGTCACTGCAAGAGTAACTGTCCGAAATGTTGGAAAAGTTCGCGGAGCTGAGGTTGTTCAATTCTATGTTGGGGAGAAAAATCCGCAGATACCAAGACCGGTCAGGGAACTGAAAGGCTTCTGCAAGGCAGATCTTGCACCTTGTGAAGAAAAAGAGGTCAGCGTCATTCTGGATAAACGTGCTTTCGCATATTATGATGTGGATAAGAAGAACTGGGCAGTTCCGGCCGGCAGATATCACATTCAGGCAGGTTCATCCAGCAGAGATATCCGTCTTGAAAGTGTGATTGAACTTGAAGGGGATATGAATGCGAATTCCAGTATGGCAGCAGGGATCCCAAAGGTATATATAAATCCTGAGGCACCTTTTAATATTGGGCATGATGATTTTGAAAAACTTTGTGTACGGAAACTGCCGCCGCCTGTGAGAATGCCGGGCGAACGCTATACGATGAATTCTACATTTGCAGAAATCGCACAGACACAGGCTGGAAGAGCGTTCATGGAACAGATTACAAGTCAGATAAAGTCCATGGGCGAAGGAAATGATGACGATGGCATGGAGACTATGCTGCAGAACATGCTGCAGGAAATGCCGGTGCGCTCCCTGGCAATGTTTGGCCAGGAGCAGCTAAGCCAGGACGTGATTCAGAAAGTTCTGGCAGCAGCGAATGAGGAATTGATCATTGAGCTTTGA
- a CDS encoding substrate-binding domain-containing protein, producing the protein MKMKRILTAIMCLVFSFNLIACSENSSSNEKSEKQERKTSTSEKAEKDGIKIGVSAPDLTNVFFIQIKDAMENALGPNDELIIQDAAGDQNKQMNDVADMINQGVDAIAISAINSEGVEATLRACQDANVPVIAFNTAVKNEDLVKSTVVSDNYLAGQLCAQALAEALHDKGEIVEITYSTTEVCYDRQKGFEDEMENHSDIHILQSRDVEKPRADYSQPVMVDLLNANPNIDGVFTINDPTARGAIATLKEAGVLENTKVVAIDGSDEGKEFIKAGEMIASAAQDPEKIGSTVVETAKKIIDGEDVDKKVVIEMFIITQDNIDDYD; encoded by the coding sequence ATGAAAATGAAAAGAATCTTAACAGCTATTATGTGCTTAGTATTTTCCTTTAATTTAATAGCATGTTCTGAAAACAGTTCTTCAAATGAAAAAAGTGAAAAGCAGGAAAGAAAAACAAGTACGAGCGAGAAAGCAGAAAAGGATGGAATTAAAATAGGTGTTTCGGCCCCAGATTTAACAAATGTATTTTTTATACAAATAAAAGATGCTATGGAGAACGCTTTAGGTCCGAACGATGAATTGATTATACAGGATGCGGCAGGAGATCAGAATAAACAGATGAATGATGTTGCAGATATGATAAACCAGGGAGTTGATGCAATAGCTATTTCTGCAATAAATAGTGAAGGCGTGGAGGCAACACTGCGAGCATGTCAGGATGCAAACGTTCCTGTTATAGCTTTTAATACAGCTGTAAAAAATGAAGATTTAGTGAAATCTACAGTGGTATCAGATAATTATTTAGCTGGACAACTTTGCGCACAGGCTTTGGCGGAGGCACTGCATGACAAAGGTGAGATTGTGGAGATAACTTATAGTACTACCGAAGTATGCTATGATCGTCAAAAAGGTTTTGAAGATGAAATGGAAAACCATTCAGATATTCATATTCTACAAAGCAGAGATGTTGAAAAACCTAGAGCAGATTACTCACAGCCAGTAATGGTAGACTTGCTAAATGCAAATCCAAATATCGATGGGGTGTTTACAATTAATGATCCAACAGCACGTGGTGCAATTGCTACTTTAAAGGAGGCCGGAGTACTGGAGAATACAAAGGTTGTTGCAATTGATGGATCAGACGAAGGAAAGGAATTTATCAAAGCGGGAGAAATGATTGCATCTGCTGCACAAGATCCGGAAAAAATTGGATCCACAGTAGTGGAAACTGCAAAAAAGATCATTGACGGAGAGGATGTGGATAAAAAGGTGGTAATCGAAAT
- a CDS encoding flavodoxin family protein: MKAIILYYSKTGNTEKLAKRIQADLHCDMLKVEPEDPYGNYVSSLVRVNKERKNKVPVHSVTPVPDLSAYDTVFIGYPIWYMDPPEFLSDFLSKCSLEGKVVIPFATCGLANVGKTLNTIKEVCPKSKIAHPFNYGIAKKDNYDEWVRSFKQMK; this comes from the coding sequence ATGAAAGCCATCATATTATATTATTCAAAGACAGGAAACACAGAGAAACTTGCGAAGAGAATTCAGGCGGATCTCCACTGTGATATGCTCAAAGTAGAACCGGAGGATCCTTATGGGAATTATGTTTCATCGCTGGTTCGTGTAAATAAAGAGAGGAAAAATAAAGTTCCGGTCCACTCTGTGACTCCGGTTCCGGATCTTTCGGCATATGATACAGTTTTTATCGGTTATCCAATCTGGTATATGGATCCGCCAGAGTTTTTGTCTGATTTCCTCAGCAAATGCAGTCTGGAAGGAAAAGTAGTGATTCCGTTTGCCACCTGCGGGCTGGCAAATGTCGGAAAGACTCTGAATACAATCAAGGAGGTTTGTCCAAAATCGAAGATTGCTCATCCTTTTAATTATGGGATTGCGAAAAAAGATAACTATGATGAATGGGTTCGTAGTTTTAAACAAATGAAATAA
- a CDS encoding D-2-hydroxyacid dehydrogenase yields the protein MKIVVLDGYTLNPGDLSWDSLKKLGTLTVYDRTEEEKAAKRIGDAELIFTNKTPVSNKTMEACPNLKFIGVLATGYNVVDIEAASKRGITVTNIPSYATDAVAQYVFALLLELCHHVGEHSDSVKAGDWERSRDFCYWNEPLIELHGKTMGIVGFGRIGQKTAQIANAFGMNVLVFTPHPDKNQDSVHLRFVLLEELLKKSDVISLHCPLTPQSEKIINKETILKMKPHVMIINTSRGPLINEQDLYEALVSGKVSGAAVDVVSSEPIRSENPLLNAPNIILTPHIAWAPKEARERLMNTAVSNLESYLRGEPVNVVNS from the coding sequence ATGAAAATTGTTGTTCTTGATGGATACACCTTAAATCCCGGAGATTTGTCCTGGGACAGCCTAAAAAAATTGGGAACTCTTACAGTTTATGATCGCACAGAGGAGGAAAAGGCGGCCAAGAGGATTGGAGATGCAGAGTTGATTTTTACCAATAAAACGCCTGTCAGCAATAAAACGATGGAGGCGTGTCCGAATCTGAAGTTCATCGGAGTTCTGGCCACTGGTTACAATGTAGTGGATATAGAAGCTGCCAGTAAGAGAGGAATTACGGTTACTAATATTCCAAGCTATGCCACGGATGCAGTTGCTCAATATGTGTTTGCACTTCTTCTGGAACTTTGCCATCATGTGGGAGAACATTCTGATAGTGTGAAAGCAGGGGATTGGGAGAGAAGCCGGGATTTCTGTTACTGGAATGAGCCTTTAATTGAACTGCATGGAAAAACGATGGGAATCGTTGGATTTGGAAGAATCGGACAGAAAACTGCTCAGATTGCAAATGCGTTTGGCATGAATGTTTTGGTGTTTACTCCTCACCCCGATAAAAATCAGGATAGCGTGCACCTGAGGTTTGTTCTTCTGGAAGAACTACTCAAAAAATCTGATGTGATTTCCCTACACTGCCCATTAACCCCTCAATCAGAGAAAATCATCAATAAAGAGACAATTTTGAAGATGAAGCCGCATGTCATGATTATCAATACTTCCAGGGGACCTCTGATTAATGAGCAGGATCTATATGAAGCACTGGTATCAGGTAAAGTATCAGGTGCAGCCGTGGATGTTGTCTCTTCGGAACCTATAAGGAGCGAAAATCCGCTGCTTAATGCACCGAATATTATCCTGACACCGCATATTGCATGGGCACCAAAAGAAGCCAGAGAACGACTGATGAATACGGCAGTTTCCAATCTGGAGTCCTATCTCAGGGGGGAACCAGTCAATGTCGTAAATAGTTAA
- a CDS encoding TetR/AcrR family transcriptional regulator, whose translation MENNKNTADQTRQAFLEAFCLLYSKKPVERITVQEVAKKAGYNRSTFYQYFLDIYDLLDELEEMMAEYICKNRGNIDIYGASFVSSLVDLYDTKSIYVNALLGDYGKQHFIDKLMSKAGLNIPELDLPDDNRFKPYLIEYHLSAVISIFQLWLHRGKDLSVDELMQLVADLYKGGLTQAGMGKKGNI comes from the coding sequence ATGGAGAACAATAAAAACACAGCAGATCAGACAAGGCAGGCTTTTTTGGAAGCTTTTTGTCTCCTGTATTCGAAGAAACCAGTTGAAAGGATAACAGTACAGGAAGTCGCGAAAAAAGCGGGATATAATCGCAGCACATTTTATCAGTATTTTTTGGATATTTATGATTTACTGGATGAGCTGGAAGAGATGATGGCAGAGTATATTTGTAAAAACAGGGGAAACATTGACATATATGGTGCTTCATTCGTAAGCAGTCTTGTAGATCTGTACGATACAAAGTCTATATATGTCAATGCCCTGTTAGGTGATTATGGCAAACAGCATTTTATAGATAAGCTAATGTCGAAGGCAGGGTTAAATATTCCCGAGCTTGATCTGCCGGATGACAATCGATTTAAGCCATATCTGATCGAATACCATCTCTCTGCTGTAATATCCATCTTCCAGTTATGGCTGCACAGAGGAAAAGATTTGTCTGTGGATGAATTGATGCAGCTTGTGGCAGATTTGTATAAAGGAGGTCTTACACAGGCAGGGATGGGGAAGAAAGGAAATATATAA